A DNA window from Malus domestica chromosome 12, GDT2T_hap1 contains the following coding sequences:
- the LOC103450928 gene encoding protein SRC2-like, with translation MDCRPLEVIIDSANGLKDVNLFSKMDVYALVSVAGDPRNRKQKTKTPVVKDGGTNPQWNSYPIKFTVDEAALLHNRLTLNIKLVSERTLGDTKIGKVKIPLKELLDSMGGGDAQKKQMKHVSYSVRSSRGKSKGTINFGYKFGDKFSVPEPQKRSHEPVMAYPVGHPGSSSGYPPAQAYPYPPPGAYPPPPHQQPGYGYAPPPQAGNGYLPQPGYGYPPQQVVRPQKPKRGGGNMALGVGAGLLGGLLIGDMISDVGEMGAYDGGFGGDDFGGGFDF, from the coding sequence ATGGATTGCAGGCCTCTGGAGGTAATCATCGACTCGGCCAATGGCCTCAAGGACGTCAACCTCTTCTCCAAGATGGACGTCTACGCCCTCGTTTCGGTCGCCGGCGACCCCCGCAACAGGAAGCAGAAGACCAAGACCCCCGTCGTCAAGGACGGCGGCACCAACCCCCAATGGAACAGCTACCCCATCAAGTTCACCGTCGACGAAGCCGCCCTCCTCCACAACCGCCTCACCCTCAACATCAAGCTCGTCTCCGAGCGCACTTTGGGAGACACCAAGATCGGCAAGGTCAAGATTCCGCTCAAGGAGCTGCTCGACAGCATGGGCGGCGGCGATGCTCAGAAGAAGCAGATGAAGCACGTCAGCTACAGCGTCCGATCGTCGAGGGGAAAGTCCAAGGGGACCATCAATTTCGGGTACAAATTTGGGGACAAGTTTTCGGTTCCGGAGCCCCagaagagatcccatgagcccGTGATGGCTTATCCTGTCGGACACCCCGGGTCAAGCTCCGGGTACCCACCTGCCCAAGCTTACCCATACCCGCCGCCCGGTGCGTACCCACCACCGCCTCATCAGCAACCGGGTTACGGGTACGCGCCACCGCCACAGGCCGGGAACGGATACCTGCCTCAGCCCGGGTATGGGTACCCGCCGCAGCAAGTTGTGCGGCCGCAGAAGCCTAAGAGGGGAGGAGGAAACATGGCGCTGGGTGTAGGAGCTGGGTTGCTGGGTGGATTGTTGATTGGGGATATGATTAGTGATGTGGGTGAGATGGGTGCTTACGATGGCGGGTTCGGTGGTGATGACTTCGGTGGAGGCTTTGATTTctag
- the LOC103450927 gene encoding PWWP domain-containing protein 1, with amino-acid sequence MNSDFGLDGKSDATGEAEEARARVSEGGVGEDGARVSPMELDSGSETGGRSEEDRARVSTESEVGNVDKVMESKGSGIQVDRTRVEVSFNDDEDDVFDISRVEIDDDSDKFEAHSGEHPSLLSEFDEFVANEKSGMALGTTRALSYGFEVGDMVWGKVKSHPWWPGHIFNEALATSQVRRTRREGYVLVAFFGDNSYGWFDPAELIPFDPHYAEKSRQTSHRGFLKAVEEAVDEANRRCGVGLACKCRNAYNFRSTSVQGYFVVDVPDYEPGAVYSENQIRKARDSFKPIEILSFVKQLALSPLGDDQKSLSFNKSKATAFSFRKAVFEEYDETYAQAFGAHPGRPSRTLAPAPTRAALSGPLVIAEVLGGRKTATKPMKVKDHSKRDKYLFKRRDEPVNSKIHQTSQGQASSSAPSAVLEGPIALADDNYMLQKRVPDVSGKEAVIIDQAPNSSLTTRDVTVDAKPSLAKGRGDLQEVKEGDGDVGPTTTGYVDLLGEGTKQRTVDGTSQPLKQEGEGVFEVKYEESEKLSGSFENLQQPSNSLKKEEGGYERGVGDPLPIEAKSLGGKKAAGGVKKLKVLKRPAEDLDTKDSMMGDKKKKKKKQLSAEASVRNQQKPLTSGKVLPSGSKEAGNANHVGLAPREDTPVEHKKDVTSSSNLSESVGKLPIHVLENVQLELSQLVSDLKALALDPFHGIETNSPTIVRQFFLHFRSLVYQKSLVLSPPSETEPVEGRSSKSSSGVKASDISPTEQVRDLSSSKPAKPMFRSDDPTIAGRKRAPSDRQGDIAAKRNKKITDIRTLAAEKKAIQRPPIDSKRVEAKESATPVMRKSLKPGFAKKADLASKAVEPTMLVLKFPPKISLPSPAELKAKFARFGPMDQSGLRVFWKSSTCRVVFLYKSDAHAAFKFATANSSLFGNFSVRCQIREVGEVPEFDKGDNPRDTPRAKDPLVGQSPALASALRQQQRQAQQSAVQLKSILKKSSGEESAGGQVTGGNGNSKGTARVKFMLGREETSRTTTSDQFMMPGNRNNNFNKNNNSASFADVDGAPSSTSSIAMDFNTSRNFQKVNPPPTFSSPLPPLLPNPPGPPPQYANPPPHSNFPQHSEMAPPRNTSHNLNAPPTAFPSTPTSTVDISQQMLSLLISCSDVVSNVQGLLGYLPYHPL; translated from the exons ATGAACAGCGATTTCGGATTGGACGGGAAATCGGATGCCACTGGAGAGGCCGAGGAAGCTAGAGCTAGGGTTTCCGAAGGCGGCGTCGGTGAAGATGGAGCTAGGGTTTCGCCAATGGAGCTCGATTCGGGGAGTGAGACTGGCGGAAGATCTGAGGAGGATAGGGCTAGGGTTAGTACGGAGAGTGAAGTTGGAAACGTAGATAAAGTGATGGAATCGAAGGGTTCTGGAATTCAGGTCGACAGAACTAGGGTGGAGGTTTCATTCAacgatgatgaagatgatgttttCGACATTTCGCGGGTCGAAATTGATGACGATTCGGATAAATTTGAGGCTCACAGTGGTGAGCACCCGTCTTTGTTATCTGAGTTTGATGAGTTCGTGGCTAATGAGAAGAGTGGGATGGCGCTCGGAACCACGAGGGCGCTCAGCTACGGGTTCGAAGTGGGTGATATGGTGTGGGGGAAGGTAAAATCTCATCCGTGGTGGCCGGGGCACATATTTAACGAGGCGTTAGCAACGTCTCAGGTGCGGCGGACACGGAGGGAAGGTTATGTTTTGGTTGCCTTCTTTGGTGATAATAGTTACGGGTGGTTCGACCCGGCTGAACTCATACCATTTGATCCCCATTATGCTGAGAAATCTCGGCAGACAAGTCACAGGGGTTTTCTGAAGGCTGTGGAGGAGGCTGTTGATGAGGCGAATCGTAGGTGTGGAGTTGGTCTGGCTTGTAAATGTAGGAATGCCTATAATTTTCGGAGCACAAGTGTGCAAGGGTACTTTGTTGTTGATGTGCCGGATTATGAGCCAGGAGCAGTGTATTCGGAGAATCAGATTAGGAAGGCGAGGGATAGTTTTAAGCCGATTGAGATCCTGTCTTTTGTAAAGCAGTTGGCTTTGTCACCACTCGGTGATGATCAGAAGAGCCTCAGCTTTAATAAGAGCAAGGCTACTGCTTTTTCGTTTCGCAAGGCTGTTTTTGAAGAGTATGATGAGACGTACGCTCAGGCATTTGGTGCGCATCCAGGACGCCCTTCTCGTACTCTAGCTCCAGCTCCAACACGAG CTGCTTTGAGTGGTCCCTTGGTGATTGCTGAAGTTCTGGGTGGGCGGAAGACTGCCACAAAACCGATGAAAGTCAAGGACCATTCAAAGAGAGACAAATACCTATTTAAGCGGAGAGATGAACCTGTGAACTCAAAAATCCACCAAACTAGCCAGGGCCAAGCTAGTTCCTCAGCCCCATCTGCTGTCTTGGAGGGACCAATAGCGTTAGCAGATGATAATTATATGTTACAAAAGAGGGTTCCAGATGTATCTGGAAAAGAAGCTGTAATCATTGATCAGGCACCAAATAGCTCTCTCACCACCCGAGATGTTACTGTTGATGCAAAGCCATCTCTTGCAAAGGGAAGGGGGGATCTGCAGGAAGTAAAAGAGGGAGATGGTGATGTAGGTCCTACAACTACAGGATATGTTGATTTATTGGGGGAGGGGACCAAGCAACGTACAGTAGATGGTACATCACAACCGTTAAAGCAGGAAGGTGAGGGTGTGTTTGAGGTTAAATACGAAGAGAGTGAAAAATTGTCTGGATCATTTGAAAATCTTCAACAACCTTCTAATTCTTTGAAAAAAGAGGAAGGAGGCTATGAACGTGGTGTTGGAGATCCTTTGCCAATTGAGGCAAAGAGTTTAGGTGGGAAGAAAGCTGCTGGTGGAGTGAAAAAACTGAAGGTTCTTAAACGGCCTGCAGAGGACTTGGACACCAAGGACTCTATGATGGGggataaaaagaagaagaaaaagaaacagtTAAGTGCAGAAGCAAGCGTTAGAAATCAGCAGAAGCCTTTGACTTCTGGAAAGGTACTGCCCTCAGGGAGTAAAGAAGCAGGAAATGCCAACCATGTAGGTTTGGCTCCAAGAGAGGATACCCCAGTTGAACATAAGAAAGATGTCACTTCCAGTAGTAACTTGTCTGAATCTGTTGGAAAATTGCCAATTCATGTCTTGGAAAATGTGCAGCTTGAACTATCACAACTGGTAAGTGATTTGAAGGCCCTTGCCCTTGATCCTTTTCACGGTATTGAGACAAACAGCCCTACAATTGTTCGGCAGTTCTTTCTGCACTTCCGGTCCCTTGTCTACCAGAAAAGTTTGGTTCTGTCACCACCCTCAGAGACTGAACCTGTTGAAGGCCGCTCCTCTAAATCTTCATCTGGTGTCAAAGCCTCTGATATATCTCCTACTGAGCAAGTTAGAGATTTATCGTCCTCAAAGCCAGCAAAACCCATGTTCAGATCCGATGATCCTACCATTGCTGGGCGGAAACGTGCTCCATCTGACCGTCAAGGAGATATTGCAGCTAAGAGGAACAAGAAAATTACTGATATAAGAACATTGGCTGCAGAAAAGAAGGCCATTCAGAGACCTCCTATAGACTCCAAGCGTGTAGAGGCAAAGGAATCAGCAACACCGGTTATGCGGAAGTCACTCAAGCCAGGTTTTGCAAAGAAAGCGGACCTTGCATCAAAGGCAGTTGAGCCCACAATGCTGGTGTTGAAGTTCCCTCCCAAAATCTCTCTCCCATCACCTGCAGAACTGAAGGCAAAGTTTGCTCGATTTGGGCCTATGGATCAGTCTGGTCTCCGTGTCTTTTGGAAGTCCTCGACATGCCGGGTTGTCTTTCTGTACAAATCTGATGCACATGCAGCATTTAAGTTTGCTACCGCAAACAGCTCCCTTTTCGGCAACTTCAGTGTGAGGTGTCAAATTCGAGAAGTGGGTGAAGTTCCAGAGTTCGACAAGGGTGACAATCCCAGGGACACCCCACGGGCTAAGGATCCATTGGTTGGGCAATCACCAGCATTGGCATCGGCACTCAGACAGCAGCAGCGGCAGGCTCAACAGAGTGCAGTGCAGCTGAAGTCGATTCTGAAGAAGTCGTCGGGCGAGGAGTCGGCAGGAGGGCAGGTAACCGGTGGGAATGGAAATAGTAAAGGGACTGCACGTGTAAAATTCATGTTGGGTAGGGAAGAAACTAGTAGGACTACTACTTCTGATCAATTCATGATGCCTGGTAATAGAAATAACAACTTCAACAAGAACAACAACAGCGCTAGTTTTGCGGACGTCGACGGTGCACCGTCTTCTACTTCTTCCATTGCTATGGATTTTAATACCTCTAGGAACTTTCAAAAGGTCAATCCTCCTCCAACTTTTTCATCACCATTGCCTCCTCTCCTCCCAAATCCTCCTGGTCCACCTCCGCAATATGCAAACCCCCCACCCCATAGTAATTTTCCGCAGCATTCCGAAATGGCACCACCCAGAAATACTAGTCACAATCTTAACGCACCACCCACCGCATTTCCAAGCACACCCACCAGCACCGTCGATATTTCGCAGCAGATGCTTAGCTTGTTGATAAGTTGCAGCGACGTTGTATCCAACGTGCAGGGCTTGCTTGGCTATTTGCCGTACCATCCTCTTTGA
- the LOC103450926 gene encoding acyl-CoA-binding domain-containing protein 4: MAMARASSGLQYPERFYAAASYAGFDGSPRSTSKAVRAKFSSESALILYALYQQATVGPCNIPEPSAWNAVEKSKWSSWKKISDMASTEAMRLFVKILEEEDPGWYSRASNFVSEAVVDVQMNQYSSIQPVVENGNSFPETKTISTENGSVVEAQDKDVVSEGFGSVVVYDQWIEPPVSGHRPKSRYEHGAAVIQDKMYIYGGNHNGRYLNDLHVLDLRSWSWSKIDAKSVAESAEAPSPVTVTPCAGHSLIPWDNKLISIAGHTKNPTDSIQVKAFDLQTCSWSFLKTYGKPPASRGGQSVSLVGGSFVIFGGQDAKRSLLNDLHILDLETMTWDEIDAVGVPPSPRSDHTAAVHADRYLLIFGGGSHATCYNDLHVLDLQSMEWSRPTQQGEIPTPRAGHAGVTVGENWFIVGGGDNKSGASETVVLNMSTLVWSVVTTVEGRIPVASEGLSLAIGSYNGEDVLVSFGGYNGCYNNEVNVLKPSHKSTLQSKMMETPVPDSVSAVLNQSATRDVESETGQEGKIREIVMDNVDADPMKSRGKVTNEHLTATLKAEKEELESSLSKEKVQTLQLKEDLAELETRNTDLYKELQSVRGQLGSEQSRCFKLEVELAELRQKLQTMETLQKELELLQRQKAASEQAALNAKRQGSGGVWGWLAGTPANEKADDA; this comes from the exons ATGGCTATGGCTCGGGCGAGCTCGGGGCTCCAGTACCCCGAGCGGTTTTACGCGGCGGCCTCCTACGCCGGCTTCGACGGATCTCCTCGCTCCACCTCCAAAGCCGTTCGCGCCAAGTTCAGCTCTGAGTCCGCACTCATACTCTACGCCTTGTACCAGCAG GCTACCGTAGGGCCTTGTAACATACCGGAACCTAGCGCTTGGAATGCTGTTGAGAAAAGCAAATGGAGCAG CTGGAAGAAGATTTCGGACATGGCTTCCACTGAAGCAATGCgtctttttgtgaaaatattagAG GAGGAAGATCCAGGTTGGTATTCAAGAGCATCAAACTTTGTTTCAGAGGCTGTGGTAGATGTACAAATGAAC CAATATTCAAGTATTCAGCCAGTTGTTGAGAATGGTAACTCTTTTCCCGAGACCAAGACAATCTCCACTGAAAACGGGAGCGTAGTGGAAGCTCAGGATAAAGATGTTGTCTCCGAAGGCTTTGGATCAGTTGTTGTCTATGATCAATGGATTGAACCTCCAGTGTCTGGCCATCGTCCAAAATCCCGATATGAG CATGGAGCGGCGGTTATTCAAGACAAGATGTACATCTATGGTGGAAACCACAATGGTCGTTACCTAAATGATCTCCAT GTCTTGGACTTGAGGAGTTGGAGTTGGTCAAAGATTGACGCCAAATCTGTGGCTGAGTCAGCTGAGGCACCCTCACCAGTAACAGTAACCCCATGCGCGGGTCATTCGTTG ATACCTTGGGATaataaacttatttcaattgctgGACATACAAAGAATCCTACTGATTCTATTCAGG TGAAGGCATTCGATCTACAAACTTGCTCATGGTCATTCTTAAAGACTTATGGGAAACCACcg GCATCACGTGGAGGTCAATCCGTGTCTCTTGTTGGAGGCAGCTTTGTGATTTTCGGGGGACAAGATGCAAAGAGATCTCTCTTGAATGACCTGCATATTCTTGACCTAGAAACAATGACGTGGGATGAGATTGATGCTGT AGGGGTGCCTCCTTCTCCGAGGTCTGATCATACTGCTGCAGTCCATGCTGACCGCTATCTTCTTATATTTGGTGGTGGTTCTCATGCCACTTGTTACAATGATCTCCATGTCCTTGATTTGCAAAGT ATGGAGTGGTCAAGACCCACACAACAAGGTGAAATACCAACTCCACGGGCTGGACATGCAGGTGTAACTGTTGGAGAGAATTGGTTCATAGTTGGTGGTGGGGACAACAAGAGTG GTGCTTCAGAAACTGTTGTCCTAAATATGTCCACACTTGTTTGGTCTGTTGTAACTACCGTTGAAGGGCGCATTCCTGTTGCTAGTGAG GGACTAAGTTTGGCCATAGGTTCATATAATGGTGAAGACGTTCTTGTATCATTTGGAGGATACAATGGGTGTTACAACAATGAG GTTAACGTTCTTAAACCAAGCCACAAGTCAACCTTGCAATCGAAGATGATGGAAACTCCTGTTCCGGACAGTGTTTCTGCTGTGCTTAATCAAAGTGCTACCAGAGATGTAGAGTCTGAAACAGGGCAAGAAGGAAAAATTAGGGAAATTGTTATGGACAACGTTGATGCGGATCCCATG AAATCAAGAGGCAAGGTTACCAATGAACATCTTACAGCAACCCTCAAagcagagaaagaagaattagagTCATCACTCAGTAAGGAGAAAGTGCAAACGCTCCAATTAAAGGAAGATTTAGCAGAATTAGAGACTCGTAACACTGACCTGTACAAG GAGCTTCAATCAGTACGTGGTCAACTTGGATCTGAGCAGTCAAGATGTTTCAAACTCGAG GTTGAACTTGCAGAACTACGACAGAAGCTCCAAACAATGGAGACATTGCAGAAAGAACTCGAACTCCTCCAGCGACAAAAGGCTGCATCAGAACAAGCAGCGTTAAATGCTAAAAGGCAGGGCTCAGGTGGCGTCTGGGGCTGGCTCGCGGGAACCCCTGCTAATGAAAAAGCTGATGACGCCTAA